GTGCCGGGCGACTGCCGGGAGGTCCGCCATGATTCGCCCCCCACGCCTCGCGGCGCTCGCGCTTGCCACCAGCCTGTTCAGCCCGTACACCGCCGGCGGGCTGATCGAGAACATCAGCACGCTGCGCATGGTGCTCGACTCGGTCTGCGGTCAGCGTTTCGACGTGATCTGGATCGACGAAACCCGCTCCAACCAGCCCTGCCTGATGTCGTACTCGCCGTTCTGCGACGAGGTCCAGCACAGCGGCCCGACCAGCTGCATGGTCGTGATGCACGTCGACGACGGCAACCCGAGCAGCGAGAACTGAGCGTTCACACGGTGGTGGCGATCTGCGGCACCGGGCGGATCAGCGTCTGGCACAGCTCGCCCAGCCGCTGGATCGCGCGCTCGTGCCTTGTCGTCCATGGCTCGACGCAGCAGATGCGCAGGCAGTTGCGGTAGCTGTGGCTGGGCGAGAACAGCTCGCCCGGCGCAAAGCTGATCCCTTCCGCCAGCGACAGCCGCAACAGTTCGCGCGTGTCGACACACTCGGGCAACTCGACCCACAGCACATAGCCGCCCTGCGGCACGTTCAGCCGCGTGTCCTTCGGAAAGAAACGCCGGATTGCCGATACCGCCCCGTCGACCTGCTCGGCCACGGCACGCCGCAACCGGCGCAGGTGGTGGTCGTAGCCGCCGTTCTCGAGAAAGCGCGCGATCGTCTGCTGCAGGGCCAGCGGCGTCGAATAGGTGTTGATGAACTTGAGCTTCTCGAGCTCGCGCCGCCAGCGCCCGGCGACGACCCAGCCGACGCGCATCCCCGGCGCCAGCGCCTTGGTGAACGACGAGCACAGCATCACATTGCCGTCGCGATCAAAGGCCTTGGCCGGGCGCGGGCGACTGCCGTGGTGGAAGAATTCACCGTACAGGTCATCCTCGATCAGCGGAATGCTGCGGCTCGCGAGCAGTTCGACCAGCCGCTTCTTGTTCTCGTCCGGCATCACGCTGCCGAGCGGATTCGAGAAGCTAGGGATCAGCAGGCAGGCCTTGACCCGACCGTCGCGCGTCGCAAGTTCGAGCGCCTCGATCGAAATCCCGTTCTGCGGATGCGTCGGGATTTCCAGCGCCTTGAGCTGGAAGCTCTCGAGGATCTGCAGCAGGCCGAAATAGGCCGGCGATTCGATCGCGACGACATCGCCCGGCGACGTCACCGCACGCAGGCACAGGTTGATCGCCTCGAGACAGCCATTGGTGATCAGCACGTCGTCGGCCTCGAACTGGCCGCCCCAGGCGATCGAGCGGCGGGCGATGTGCCGGCGCAGCTCGATGTCGCCGGCCGGCTTGCCGTAATCGGCCAGCACCCTCGGCTGGTAGCGCGTCGTCTGCGCCAGTAGCCGTTGCAGTTGCTGGGTCGGGTACAGCTCGGGGGACAGGATCGCAAGGCCGAAATCGACGCGGATCGACTGGTTCTCGTTGACCTGGTAGGGCCAGAGCACCGGCGCGGTGACGACCTCTCGCGGCTCGGTCGGCGGCTGCGTCAGCGCCGGCGCCACGAAGGCCGGATGCAGCGCCCTGACGTAAAAACCGCTCTGCGGCCGAGCCTCGATCAGCCCGCGCGCTTCGAGCTCGCGGTACGCCTCCATCACCGTCGACAGGCTGATCTGGCGCTGTGCCGAAAGGCGGCGGATCGACGGCAACCGCTCGCCGGCCTTCAGCACCCCGGCCGCAATCGCCTGCGCCATTTCCTCGGCCAGCTGGAAATACAGGGTATCGGACTTGCGCTTTGCAGCGGGAGAAACCGGCGTTGCCATCATGCACCTCATCGTCGATGAGATACCAATATACAGTCAGGCCGTTACAGTTGTGAATATTTGTTTATTAAACCACGACAGCAGCACAATTCGAGCGAAATGCGCTCAGGGTGCCGACGCGATCTGGCTGGCAATCGACGGGCCGCTGGCCGGCTTGCGGCGATCGAGCACCTGGAAGAACACCTCGTCCTGGCGGATCATGCCCAGCTCGTTGCGGGCACGCTCCTCGATTGCATCGGTACCGGACTTGAGGTCGGCGACTTCGGCGTCGAGCGCGGCATTGCGCTCCTTCAGCCGCTCGTTCTGGGCGCGCTTGGCGACGAGCTCGTTGTCGAGCTGCCAGACGCGCAACCAGCTACCCTTGCCGATCCACAACGGCCACTGCAACAGGGCGATCAACAAGGCAAGGACGATGGCAAGCAGGCGCATGGGTGAGTGCGGGAGAAACCGGGTTGGAACCAAAGAAAAACCGGGGCCGAACCCCGGTTTTCCATCTTACTACATGTTTGCAGCGTTTTAGGCGCTTACTTCTTGAGCTGGTAGAACGCACCACGGCCCGGGTACACCGCTGCATCGCCGAGCTCTTCCTCGATACGGAGCAGCTGGTTGTACTTGGCGATACGGTCCGAACGCGACAGCGAGCCGGTCTTGATCTGCATGCAGTTGGTTGCAACGGCCAGATCGGCAATGGTCGAATCTTCGGTTTCGCCCGAACGGTGCGACATGACCGAGGTGTAGCCGTTGCGCTTGGCCAGATCGACCGCAGCGAGCGTTTCCGACAGCGAACCGATCTGGTTGACCTTGATCAGGATCGAGTTGCAGATGCCCTTGGCGATGCCTTCGGCGAGGATCTTGGTGTTGGTGACGAACAGGTCGTCGCCGACGAGCTGGACGCGGTCGCCCAGGCGGTCGGTCAGCACCTTCCAGCCGTCCCAGTCCCGCTCGCCCATGCCGTCCTCGATCGAGATGATCGGGTACTTGTTGACGAGGCTCTCGAGGTAGTCGACCTGCTGTTCGCTGGTCAGTGCGCGCTGGTCGCTCTTCTTGTAAACGTACTTGCCGGTGGCCTTGTCGAAGAATTCCGACGCGGCGCAGTCCAGCGCAATGGCGATGTCTTCGCCCGGCTTGTAGCCGGCCTTGTGGATGGCGGCCAGGATCAGGTCCAGTGCTTCTTCGGCATTGGCCACGTCCGGCGCGAAACCGCCTTCGTCACCCACCTGGGTCGGCAGGTGCTTGTCGTGCAGGATCTTCTTCAGGTTGTGGAAGATCTCGGCGCCGTAGCGCAGCGCTTCGCGGAAGGTCGGTGCGCCGACCGGAACGATCATCAGTTCCTGGAAGTCGAGGCTGTTCGACGCGTGCTCGCCACCGTTGACGACGTTCATCATCGGCACCGGCAGGCTCATCGGGCCCGAACCGCCGATGTAGCGGTACAGCGGCAGGCCCGATTCTTCGGCTGCAGCCTTGGCAACGGCCATCGACACGGCGAGGATGGCGTTGGCGCCCAGCTTGCTCTTGTCCTCGGTACCGTCGAGTTCGAGCATGGTCTTGTCGATGAATGCCTGGTCGGCGGCATCGAGGCCGATGATCGCTTCGACGATCTCGGTATTGATGTTCTCGACGGCCTTGAGCACGCCCTTGCCGAGGTAGCGATACTTGTCGTTGTCGCGCAGTTCGAGCGCTTCGCGCTCGCCGGTCGACGCGCCGGACGGCACGGCGGCACGGCCCATCACACCGGATTCGAGCAGGACGTCTGCTTCGACGGTCGGGTTGCCGCGGGAGTCGAGAATCTCGCGGGCGATCACTTCAACGATTGCGCTCATTGATGCTTTCCTTTGTTGATGATGACGTTTGTAGAACAGACCAGCGCCGATACTGCCGGCACCGGGTTACAGCGTTTGTTCAGACAAGGAGTTTGCCTTAACCGTGGTGTCGATCGCCTTGAGCACCGTCAGCAACTCCTTCATCCGCGGCAGCGGCCACGCATTCGGGCCGTCGGACATCGCGCACGCCGGGTCCGGGTGCGTTTCGGCGAACAGGCCGGCGACGCCGACCGCCATCGCCGCGCGCGCCAGCACCGGCACGAACTCGCGCTGACCGCCGGACTTGTCGCCCTGGCCGCCCGGCAGCTGGACCGAATGGGTCGCGTCGAACACCACCGGCGCACCGGTCTCGCGCATGATCGCCAGCGAGCGCATGTCGGACACCAGATTGTTGTAGCCGAAGCTGGCACCACGCTCGCAAGCCATGAACACGTCGTCGGGCAGGCCGGCGTCGCGCGCGGCCTCGCGGGCCTTGTCGATGACGTTCTTCATGTCGCCCGGTGCGAGGAACTGGCCCTTCTTGATGTTCACCGGCCGGCCCGATTGCGCACAGGCCCGGATGAAATCGGTCTGGCGGCACAGGAAGGCCGGGGTCTGCAGTACGTCGACAACGGCTGAAACCGGCTTGATCTGGTCGATCTCATGGATATCGGTCAGCACCGGCACGCCGATCTGTTCCTTGACCTTGGCCAGAATCTTCAGCCCCTCGTCCATGCCGAAGCCGCGGAACGACTTGCCGCTCGAACGGTTGGCCTTGTCGAAACTCGACTTGAAAATGAACGGGATGCCGAGTTCGGCGGTGATTTCCTTGAGTTGACCGGCAACGTCGATCGAGAACTGCTCGCCCTCGATCACGCACGGCCCGGCAATCAGGAAAAACGGCTTGTCGAGACCGGCTTCGAATCCGCACAGCTTCATGGTGCTTGTCTCCCGGCGAGGTGTCGCAACACCCGGCCAATACGCATGACGGGCCACCTGCTGGTGGCCCGGGTTGATCAGCAGCTCAGGCCTTCACGCCCTTGCGACTTGGCGTAATCGACCGCCGCCTCGATATAGGACTTGAACAGCGGATGGCCATCGCGCGGCGTCGAGGTGAATTCCGGATGGAACTGGCACGCGAAGAACCAGCGGTGCTCCGGCAACTCGATGGTCTCGACCAGTTGCTCAGCACCGGTCGATTTGCCGCTGATCGTCAGCCCGGCCGCCTCGAGGCGCGGCAGGTAGTGGTTGTTGACTTCGTAGCGGTGGCGGTGGCGCTCGGTGATCACGTCAGCACCGTAGATGTTCGCCGCGTGGCTGCCCGGAACGAGCCTGCACTCCTGCGCGCCAAGGCGCATCGTGCCGCCCATGTTCGAGTTCTCGTCGCGGGTCTCGATCTTGCCGTCGTGGTTGACCCACTCGTCGATCAGCGCCACGACCGGGAACCCGGTCTCGAGGTCGAACTCGGTCGAGTTCGCGCCCTTCATGCCGGCAACGTCACGCGCGTATTCGATCAGCGCGATCTGCATGCCAAGGCAGATGCCGAGGTAAGGAATATTGTTTTCGCGGGCGTACTTGACCGCAACGATCTTGCCCTCGACGCCGCGCTTGCCGAAACCGCCCGGCACGAGGATCGCGTCGACCGACGCCAGGCAACCCGGACCTTCGGTCTCGAGCGACTCCGAATCGACGAAGTGGATCTTCACTTCGCTCTCGGTGTGGATGCCGGCGTGCTTCAGCGCCTCGATCAGCGACTTGTACGATTCGGTCAGGTCGACGTACTTGCCGACCATGGCGATATTGACGGTCTGCTTCGGATTCTGGATTGCCCCGACGATGCGGTCCCACATCGAAAGGTCGGCCTTCGGCAGGGTCAGCTGCAACTGCTTGCAGATGATGTCGTCGATGCCCTGATCCGACAGCACGCGCGGGATCTGGTAGATCGAATCCATGTCCGGGCACGACACCACGGCCTTTTCCGACACATTGGTGAACAGCGCGATCTTCTTGCGCTCGTCGTCCGGCACGACGCGATCGGCGCGGCAGATCAGCACGTCCGGCTGGATGCCGATTTCGCGCAACTCCTTGACGCTGTGCTGGGTCGGCTTGGTCTTGATCTCGCCGGCGGCAGCAATGTACGGCACGTAGGAGAGATGAACGAAACAGACGTTTTCGCGACCGAGCACGACCCCCATCTGGCGGATCGCTTCGAGGAAGGGCAGCGACTCGATGTCGCCGACGGTGCCGCCGATCTCGATCACGGCCAGATCGACCCCTTCGGTGCCTTCGCCGATGAACAGCCGGATCTCGTCGGTGATGTGCGGAATCACCTGGACGGTCTTGCCCAGGTAGTCGCCACGACGTTCCTTCTTGATCACCGATTCGTAGATCTGCCCGGTGGTGAAGTTGTTGCTCTTCTTCATCTTCGAGTGGATGAAGCGCTCGTAGTGGCCGAGGTCGAGGTCGGTCTCGGCGCCGTCTTCGGTCACGAACACTTCGCCGTGCTGCATCGGGCTCATCGTACCCGGGTCGACGTTGATGTACGGATCGAGCTTCATCATGGTGACCTTGAGGCCACGCGACTCGAGGATGGCCGCAAGCGACGCGGCGGCGATGCCCTTCCCGAGAGAAGAAACAACGCCGCCGGTTACGAAGATGTACTTGGTCATGGCGAATGCAACAGATTGGAATCCCGTATTTTAGCCGAACACCCGCCCCCCCTCAATTCTGGACAAGGACGGCGGAATGTGACTCGGTCATGCCGACGCGACGGATTTACTTGCGTCCGTACACATGACCGGGCTCGTCGCCACTGGCGCGCAAAAGTACCAAGTCGAGCAGGCGGGTCGGCAGCAGCCGCTTGAGCCACCAGAATACGTGCGTCGGCACCGTCACGCGGTAACGCGCCGCCGGGCGGTCCGCGTCAAGCGCGGCGATCACGACCTGCAGCACCGCCTCCGGCGGCAGCGTGAACGGCGCAGCGGGCCCCGCTCTGGCAAGCCGCGCCCGCATCGCCCGGTAGGCCGGCGCATGCACGCTCGCCGCCTCGTCGATCCAGCGGTCGAACTGCAGCTGCGCATTGGCGCGAAAGCGGCTCGCAATCGGCCCGGGCTCGATCAGCGACACGTGGATGCCGGAACCTGCCAGTTCCAGCCGCAGCGTATCCGCCAGACCTTCGAGCGCGAACTTGCTGGCGTTGTACGCCCCGCGGTACGGCATCGCCGCAAACCCCAGCACCGAGCTGTTGAACAGTATCCGCCCACGGCCCTGCCTGCGCATCGCCGGCAACACCGCATTGGTCAGCGCCAGACTGCCGAACACATTGGTTTCGAACTGATG
This window of the Jeongeupia sp. USM3 genome carries:
- a CDS encoding PLP-dependent aminotransferase family protein, which encodes MATPVSPAAKRKSDTLYFQLAEEMAQAIAAGVLKAGERLPSIRRLSAQRQISLSTVMEAYRELEARGLIEARPQSGFYVRALHPAFVAPALTQPPTEPREVVTAPVLWPYQVNENQSIRVDFGLAILSPELYPTQQLQRLLAQTTRYQPRVLADYGKPAGDIELRRHIARRSIAWGGQFEADDVLITNGCLEAINLCLRAVTSPGDVVAIESPAYFGLLQILESFQLKALEIPTHPQNGISIEALELATRDGRVKACLLIPSFSNPLGSVMPDENKKRLVELLASRSIPLIEDDLYGEFFHHGSRPRPAKAFDRDGNVMLCSSFTKALAPGMRVGWVVAGRWRRELEKLKFINTYSTPLALQQTIARFLENGGYDHHLRRLRRAVAEQVDGAVSAIRRFFPKDTRLNVPQGGYVLWVELPECVDTRELLRLSLAEGISFAPGELFSPSHSYRNCLRICCVEPWTTRHERAIQRLGELCQTLIRPVPQIATTV
- the ftsB gene encoding cell division protein FtsB: MRLLAIVLALLIALLQWPLWIGKGSWLRVWQLDNELVAKRAQNERLKERNAALDAEVADLKSGTDAIEERARNELGMIRQDEVFFQVLDRRKPASGPSIASQIASAP
- the eno gene encoding phosphopyruvate hydratase, with translation MSAIVEVIAREILDSRGNPTVEADVLLESGVMGRAAVPSGASTGEREALELRDNDKYRYLGKGVLKAVENINTEIVEAIIGLDAADQAFIDKTMLELDGTEDKSKLGANAILAVSMAVAKAAAEESGLPLYRYIGGSGPMSLPVPMMNVVNGGEHASNSLDFQELMIVPVGAPTFREALRYGAEIFHNLKKILHDKHLPTQVGDEGGFAPDVANAEEALDLILAAIHKAGYKPGEDIAIALDCAASEFFDKATGKYVYKKSDQRALTSEQQVDYLESLVNKYPIISIEDGMGERDWDGWKVLTDRLGDRVQLVGDDLFVTNTKILAEGIAKGICNSILIKVNQIGSLSETLAAVDLAKRNGYTSVMSHRSGETEDSTIADLAVATNCMQIKTGSLSRSDRIAKYNQLLRIEEELGDAAVYPGRGAFYQLKK
- the kdsA gene encoding 3-deoxy-8-phosphooctulonate synthase, translated to MKLCGFEAGLDKPFFLIAGPCVIEGEQFSIDVAGQLKEITAELGIPFIFKSSFDKANRSSGKSFRGFGMDEGLKILAKVKEQIGVPVLTDIHEIDQIKPVSAVVDVLQTPAFLCRQTDFIRACAQSGRPVNIKKGQFLAPGDMKNVIDKAREAARDAGLPDDVFMACERGASFGYNNLVSDMRSLAIMRETGAPVVFDATHSVQLPGGQGDKSGGQREFVPVLARAAMAVGVAGLFAETHPDPACAMSDGPNAWPLPRMKELLTVLKAIDTTVKANSLSEQTL
- a CDS encoding CTP synthase, with the protein product MTKYIFVTGGVVSSLGKGIAAASLAAILESRGLKVTMMKLDPYINVDPGTMSPMQHGEVFVTEDGAETDLDLGHYERFIHSKMKKSNNFTTGQIYESVIKKERRGDYLGKTVQVIPHITDEIRLFIGEGTEGVDLAVIEIGGTVGDIESLPFLEAIRQMGVVLGRENVCFVHLSYVPYIAAAGEIKTKPTQHSVKELREIGIQPDVLICRADRVVPDDERKKIALFTNVSEKAVVSCPDMDSIYQIPRVLSDQGIDDIICKQLQLTLPKADLSMWDRIVGAIQNPKQTVNIAMVGKYVDLTESYKSLIEALKHAGIHTESEVKIHFVDSESLETEGPGCLASVDAILVPGGFGKRGVEGKIVAVKYARENNIPYLGICLGMQIALIEYARDVAGMKGANSTEFDLETGFPVVALIDEWVNHDGKIETRDENSNMGGTMRLGAQECRLVPGSHAANIYGADVITERHRHRYEVNNHYLPRLEAAGLTISGKSTGAEQLVETIELPEHRWFFACQFHPEFTSTPRDGHPLFKSYIEAAVDYAKSQGREGLSC
- a CDS encoding SDR family NAD(P)-dependent oxidoreductase, with translation MKEMPVHSPPSVLISGCSSGIGHIVAKGLQARGWLVFATARQHNDVARLADEGFVALQLDIADDTSIRSCVDQVLTHTGGRLDALFNNAGFGVPGAVEDVSRDAMRHQFETNVFGSLALTNAVLPAMRRQGRGRILFNSSVLGFAAMPYRGAYNASKFALEGLADTLRLELAGSGIHVSLIEPGPIASRFRANAQLQFDRWIDEAASVHAPAYRAMRARLARAGPAAPFTLPPEAVLQVVIAALDADRPAARYRVTVPTHVFWWLKRLLPTRLLDLVLLRASGDEPGHVYGRK